Genomic DNA from Sphingobium sp. WTD-1:
CGGCTACAAGCCGGGCCGCTTCTCCTTCAACGTCAAGGGCGGCCGCTGCGAAGCCTGCCAGGGCGACGGCGTGCTCAAGATCGAGATGCACTTCCTCCCCGACGTCTATGTCACATGCGACGTCTGCCACGGCGCCCGCTACAATCGCGAGACGCTGGAGGTGAAGTTCAAGGGGATGAGCATCGCCGACGTGCTCGACATGACGGTCGAGGATGCGGTCGAATTCTTCAAGGCCGTGCCGCCGATCCGCGACAAGATGGCGATGCTCGCCGAAGTGGGCCTTGGCTATATCAAGGTCGGCCAGCAGGCCACCACCCTGTCGGGCGGCGAAGCCCAGCGCGTCAAGCTCGCCAAGGAATTGTCGCGCCGCGCCACCGGCAACACCCTCTATATCCTCGACGAACCCACCACCGGCCTGCATTTCGAAGATGTCCGCAAGCTGCTGGAAGTCCTCCACGCCCTAGTCGAACAGGGCAACAGCGTCGTGGTGATCGAGCATAATCTCGATGTTATCAAGACGGCGGATTATATCATCGACATGGGACCGGAAGGCGGCGTGAAAGGCGGCGAAGTCGTCGCGCAGGGCACGCCGGAGCAGGTGGTGAAGGAGAAGCGCAGCTTTACCGGGCGCTATCTGGCGCCGTTGCTGGGGCTGGAGGCTGTGGCGGCGGAGTAATCCGCCGCTTAGGCAGCGGTCGTTGATCCAAGCCCTAGCGCGCCCACCATACTGTTGGTTGCATACTCCTCTCCGCGCGCGGACCAACCACGAGTTCTGAGTACCGTTCCTTTTATGAAGGTGCTTGTTTCGCGGTTTTTGGATATATAAATGGACTCCGTTGCATTTCGCCAAGGTTTGTCAAACCGAGAGGTAAGTGCGCCTTACCTTCGGGCAATCGACTCCGCGTGTCGGCGTAGGCCCCTAAATATGCACCGATAGCCAAGCGAACCTTTTCATCGACGGTTTGAAAAAGGTGCCGATCATTGCAGAACCAGTAATGCTTGCCCCAGCCGTCTATCATACCGTCAATCCGCTTGAGCGTAGCTATTAGAGCCAACTTCGGATCTAGTTTGTGTCCATGGCGCAGGCCCGTTATTGCGTTTTTGCTCGCATCAAGCTGAGCGTCGATTGAGCTGATAAACTTGGTGCGCGCCCTCTTGGCAGGGCGAACAAAGCCAGCAGATATTTCTATTCCCAAAAATTCAAAGCCTTTGCTCACCTCATGGGCCTGTTTCGACGATTTCTCAGGTGCGAGTTCCATATCGAACTCCTCCAGCAGTCTCCGGGCCTTCCGGAGGCGTGCATCAGCTGCTTTCCTTGTCGGGGCCAGAATGACGAAGTCGTCGATGTATCTAATGCAGCGGCAATCTCCTTCGTTCATTGCGTTATCAAATGCCGCGAGGAGGATGTTGCCGAGCAACGGGGACAAGGAATTACCTTGTGCAACGCCAATATCTTCAATCGGAAACTGATCAGCGAATTTCCGTAACTCGCTCAAATTCGCCAGTTCAACGCTGATGGCAGCCTCGAGCAGCGCCATCAAATCATCATCTTTGATTGCACCACGGATTATGCCCAT
This window encodes:
- a CDS encoding reverse transcriptase domain-containing protein, with product MRGTGHLEPLRGLALRQMGLVHRQDPQDVLSKLRRAVHKSSNLEDAWRVIYRNGKFSNSEDVRQAIERFSEDPAANLRSIQRRLSRGTFTFGQARGAPIQKRDGRGKPTGKIRPIVISSLEARIVQRAILNVLVEIPALKPYVNTPHSFGGLRKAQTDDRAKGDGISAVPAAIKAVLDGIGRGAGWVAAADITGFFTKVPKSTVMGIIRGAIKDDDLMALLEAAISVELANLSELRKFADQFPIEDIGVAQGNSLSPLLGNILLAAFDNAMNEGDCRCIRYIDDFVILAPTRKAADARLRKARRLLEEFDMELAPEKSSKQAHEVSKGFEFLGIEISAGFVRPAKRARTKFISSIDAQLDASKNAITGLRHGHKLDPKLALIATLKRIDGMIDGWGKHYWFCNDRHLFQTVDEKVRLAIGAYLGAYADTRSRLPEGKAHLPLGLTNLGEMQRSPFIYPKTAKQAPS